In Geobacillus kaustophilus, a genomic segment contains:
- the tpiA gene encoding triose-phosphate isomerase gives MRKRIIAGNWKMHKTLAEAVQFVEEVKGHVPPADEVDSVVCAPFLFLDRLVQAATGTDLQIGAQNMHFADQGAYTGEVSPVMLKDLGVTYVILGHSERRQMFAETDETVNKKVLAAFTRGLTPIICCGETIEEREAGQTNAVVASQVEKALAGLTPNQVKEAVIAYEPIWAIGTGKSSTAEDANEVCGHIRSVISRLFGREAAEAIRIQYGGSVKPDNIGGFLAQEHIDGALVGGASLEPASFLQLVEAGRHE, from the coding sequence ATGAGAAAACGCATCATTGCAGGCAACTGGAAAATGCATAAAACATTGGCGGAAGCTGTTCAATTTGTCGAGGAAGTAAAAGGGCACGTGCCGCCGGCGGACGAAGTCGATTCCGTCGTTTGCGCGCCGTTTCTCTTTTTGGATCGGTTGGTGCAAGCGGCAACAGGAACGGATTTACAAATCGGGGCGCAAAACATGCATTTTGCCGACCAAGGGGCGTACACCGGCGAAGTGAGCCCGGTCATGCTCAAAGATCTCGGCGTCACGTACGTCATCCTCGGCCATTCGGAGCGCCGGCAAATGTTCGCCGAAACAGATGAGACCGTGAACAAAAAAGTGTTGGCCGCCTTCACCCGCGGCTTGACGCCGATTATTTGCTGCGGGGAAACGATCGAGGAGCGGGAAGCCGGGCAGACGAACGCCGTTGTCGCCTCGCAAGTGGAAAAAGCGCTCGCCGGCTTGACGCCGAACCAAGTGAAGGAAGCGGTCATCGCTTACGAGCCGATTTGGGCGATCGGGACGGGCAAATCGTCAACGGCGGAAGACGCCAACGAGGTGTGCGGCCATATCCGTTCGGTCATCTCGCGCCTGTTTGGCCGGGAGGCGGCGGAAGCGATCCGCATCCAATACGGCGGCAGCGTCAAACCGGACAACATCGGCGGCTTTTTGGCGCAAGAGCATATCGACGGCGCCTTAGTCGGCGGGGCGAGCCTCGAGCCGGCTTCATTCTTGCAATTGGTGGAGGCGGGCCGCCATGAGTAA
- a CDS encoding phosphoglycerate kinase, which translates to MNKKTIRDVEVRGKRVFCRVDFNVPMEEGAITDDTRIRAALPTIRYLIDHGAKVILASHLGRPKGKVVEELRLDAVAKRLGELLERPVAKTNEAVGDEVKAAVANLNEGDVLLLENVRFYPGEEKNDPELAKAFAELADLYVNDAFGAAHRAHASTEGIAHYLPAVAGFLMEKELEVLGKALSNPDRPFTAIIGGAKVKDKIGVIDNLLEKVDNLIIGGGLAYTFVKALGHDVGKSLLEEDKIELAKSFMEKAKEKGVRFYMPVDVVVADRFANDANTKVVPIDAIPGDWEALDIGPKTRELYRDVIRGSKLVVWNGPMGVFEMEAFAHGTRAVAQALAEAPDTYSVIGGGDSAAAVEKFGLADKMDHISTGGGASLEFMEGKQLPGVVALQDK; encoded by the coding sequence ATGAACAAGAAGACGATCCGCGACGTTGAGGTGAGGGGAAAGCGCGTCTTTTGCCGCGTCGATTTCAACGTTCCGATGGAAGAAGGCGCCATCACCGATGACACGCGCATCCGCGCGGCGCTGCCGACGATCCGCTATTTGATCGACCACGGGGCGAAAGTCATTTTGGCGAGCCACCTCGGCCGCCCGAAAGGAAAAGTGGTCGAAGAATTGCGCTTGGATGCCGTTGCGAAGCGGCTTGGCGAGCTGCTTGAACGCCCGGTCGCGAAAACGAATGAAGCGGTCGGCGACGAGGTGAAGGCAGCGGTTGCCAACCTAAACGAAGGCGATGTGCTGCTGCTTGAGAACGTCCGCTTCTATCCGGGTGAGGAGAAAAACGATCCAGAGCTGGCGAAAGCGTTCGCGGAGCTTGCCGATCTATACGTCAACGATGCGTTCGGCGCCGCCCACCGCGCCCATGCGTCGACAGAAGGCATCGCCCATTACTTGCCTGCAGTGGCCGGGTTTTTGATGGAAAAAGAACTCGAAGTGCTCGGCAAAGCGCTCTCGAATCCGGACCGCCCGTTTACGGCGATCATCGGCGGCGCGAAAGTGAAAGACAAAATCGGCGTCATCGACAATTTGCTTGAAAAAGTCGACAACTTGATCATTGGGGGCGGGTTGGCGTATACGTTCGTCAAAGCGCTCGGCCATGACGTCGGCAAGTCGCTGCTTGAGGAGGACAAAATCGAACTCGCCAAATCGTTTATGGAAAAGGCGAAAGAAAAAGGCGTCCGCTTCTATATGCCGGTCGACGTCGTCGTAGCGGACCGGTTTGCGAACGACGCCAATACAAAAGTCGTGCCGATTGACGCCATTCCGGGCGACTGGGAGGCGCTTGACATCGGCCCGAAAACGCGCGAATTGTACCGCGATGTCATTCGCGGGTCGAAGCTCGTCGTCTGGAACGGCCCGATGGGCGTCTTTGAAATGGAGGCGTTTGCCCATGGGACAAGAGCGGTCGCACAAGCGCTGGCGGAAGCGCCCGACACTTATTCGGTCATCGGCGGCGGCGATTCGGCGGCGGCGGTTGAGAAATTCGGCTTAGCCGACAAAATGGATCATATCTCCACCGGCGGCGGTGCGTCGCTCGAATTTATGGAAGGGAAACAGCTGCCAGGGGTTGTCGCGCTGCAAGACAAATGA
- the gap gene encoding type I glyceraldehyde-3-phosphate dehydrogenase — protein sequence MAVKIGINGFGRIGRNVFRAALKNPDIEVVAVNDLTDANTLAHLLKYDSVHGQLDAEVSVNGNNLVVNGKEIIVKAERDPANLAWGEIGVEIVVESTGRFTKREDAAKHLEAGAKKVIISAPAKNEDITIVMGVNHDKYDPKSHHVISNASCTTNCLAPFAKVLHEKFGIVRGMMTTVHSYTNDQQILDLPHKDLRRARAAAESIIPTTTGAAKAVALVLPELKGKLNGMAMRVPTPNVSVVDLVAELEKEVTVEEVNAALKAAAEGELKGILAYSEEPLVSRDYNGNPASSTIDALSTMVIEGKMVKVVSWYDNETGYSHRVVDLAAYIASKGL from the coding sequence ATGGCAGTAAAAATCGGGATCAACGGATTTGGCCGCATCGGGCGCAACGTGTTCCGCGCGGCATTGAAAAACCCGGACATTGAAGTGGTGGCGGTGAACGATTTAACGGATGCGAATACGTTGGCGCATTTGTTGAAATACGACTCCGTCCATGGCCAGCTTGACGCGGAAGTGTCGGTGAACGGCAACAACTTGGTCGTCAACGGCAAAGAAATCATCGTCAAAGCGGAACGTGACCCGGCCAACTTGGCGTGGGGCGAAATCGGCGTTGAGATCGTCGTCGAGTCGACCGGCCGCTTCACGAAACGGGAAGATGCGGCGAAACATTTGGAAGCCGGCGCGAAAAAAGTGATCATTTCCGCTCCGGCGAAAAACGAAGATATTACGATCGTCATGGGCGTCAACCATGACAAATACGACCCGAAAAGCCACCATGTCATTTCGAACGCGTCGTGCACGACGAACTGCTTGGCGCCGTTTGCCAAAGTGCTGCATGAAAAATTCGGCATCGTCCGCGGCATGATGACGACGGTTCACTCGTACACGAACGACCAACAAATTTTGGACTTGCCGCATAAAGACTTGCGCCGGGCACGGGCGGCGGCGGAATCGATCATCCCGACGACGACCGGGGCGGCGAAAGCTGTTGCGCTCGTTTTGCCGGAATTGAAAGGCAAATTGAACGGCATGGCAATGCGCGTGCCGACGCCGAACGTATCGGTTGTCGACTTGGTGGCGGAGCTGGAAAAAGAAGTGACGGTCGAAGAAGTGAATGCCGCGTTGAAAGCAGCGGCGGAAGGCGAGCTGAAAGGCATTTTGGCCTACAGCGAAGAGCCGCTTGTGTCGCGCGACTACAACGGCAATCCTGCTTCTTCGACGATCGATGCGCTTTCGACGATGGTCATTGAAGGCAAAATGGTGAAAGTCGTTTCGTGGTATGACAACGAAACGGGCTACTCGCACCGCGTCGTCGACTTGGCGGCGTACATCGCTTCGAAAGGGCTGTAA
- a CDS encoding sugar-binding transcriptional regulator — protein sequence MQPLLEALKKLSPDLLDVMQKRYEILHSISLMAPIGRRALAASLGMSERVLRSETEFLKGQNLLSADVSGMRLTEEGQELLHALNDLMREALGLKELESALQRKLGIPRVIVVAGDSDRFPWVKKEMGRACVACMKELLEPGDIVAVAGGTTMAAVAEMMTPDSKIRDVLFVPARGGLGEDVGNQANTICAKMAERAAGRYRLLHVPDQLSDEAYASLVEEPAVKEVLELIQSCRMVVHGIGEAVTMAKRRKTPPAEMENIIARHAVAEAFGYYFNEHGDVVHKVKTVGIQLEHLPHVEHVIAVAGGASKAKAIRAYMKQAPRSLLVTDEGAAKALVGESSPLPIQSKS from the coding sequence ATGCAACCGTTATTAGAGGCATTAAAAAAATTATCGCCCGACTTGCTTGACGTTATGCAAAAGCGATACGAAATCTTGCATTCCATTTCGCTCATGGCGCCGATCGGACGGCGGGCGCTGGCGGCGAGCCTCGGCATGAGCGAGCGGGTGCTCCGGTCGGAAACGGAGTTTTTGAAAGGGCAAAACTTGCTCTCCGCCGATGTGTCGGGCATGCGGCTGACGGAAGAAGGCCAAGAGCTCCTTCATGCGCTCAATGATTTGATGCGGGAAGCGCTCGGGCTCAAAGAGCTGGAATCGGCGCTGCAGCGAAAGCTCGGCATTCCGCGCGTGATTGTCGTCGCCGGGGATAGCGATCGTTTCCCATGGGTAAAAAAAGAAATGGGAAGAGCGTGTGTTGCCTGCATGAAGGAACTGCTTGAACCCGGGGACATCGTTGCCGTGGCTGGCGGCACGACGATGGCGGCGGTTGCGGAGATGATGACGCCGGATTCGAAGATTCGCGATGTGTTGTTCGTACCGGCGCGCGGCGGCCTTGGCGAGGATGTCGGGAACCAGGCGAACACGATTTGCGCCAAGATGGCGGAAAGAGCAGCCGGCCGTTACCGGCTTCTCCATGTCCCTGACCAGCTGAGCGATGAAGCGTACGCGTCGCTCGTCGAAGAACCGGCGGTGAAGGAAGTGCTTGAGCTCATCCAATCGTGCCGCATGGTCGTCCACGGCATCGGCGAAGCGGTGACGATGGCGAAGCGGCGGAAGACGCCGCCTGCAGAGATGGAGAACATCATCGCCCGCCATGCGGTCGCCGAGGCGTTCGGCTACTATTTTAACGAACATGGCGACGTCGTCCATAAGGTGAAAACGGTCGGCATTCAACTCGAACACCTCCCGCATGTCGAACATGTCATCGCCGTCGCCGGAGGGGCGTCGAAGGCGAAAGCCATTCGCGCCTACATGAAGCAGGCCCCCCGTTCGCTGTTGGTGACGGACGAAGGCGCCGCGAAAGCGTTAGTAGGGGAGTCAAGTCCCTTGCCGATACAATCCAAATCATAA
- a CDS encoding glutaredoxin family protein has protein sequence MHIRLYTKTNCPLCDKAKAVLAELQADDSFTMEEIDIYQDDALLEKYQLMIPVVELDGEEIGYGMIEKETIRKRLRQARKS, from the coding sequence ATGCACATTCGGTTGTACACGAAAACAAACTGCCCGCTTTGTGACAAGGCAAAAGCGGTTTTGGCAGAACTGCAGGCGGATGATTCGTTTACAATGGAGGAAATCGACATTTACCAAGACGATGCGCTTCTTGAGAAATACCAACTGATGATTCCGGTCGTCGAGCTGGACGGCGAAGAAATTGGATACGGGATGATTGAAAAAGAAACGATAAGAAAGCGGTTGCGGCAGGCGCGAAAAAGTTGA
- the rpoN gene encoding RNA polymerase factor sigma-54, translating to MRAELWQEQRLQLSMTKELVQAIELLQYSVVDLEAFLYERSLENPFLEIRRSRVRQRSNRAERDQKQWLENIGARRETLVGHLLSQLPSLKLVDREERIVRYLIASLDEDGYLRAPLAELAARFSASEQEMERGLRLVQSLDPAGVGARDLAECLLLQLERLPERDELAETIVRDHFVPFAEKSWKTLAKQLGVGLGELQRVFEFIRSLEPRPGIHYSSDTPPFVVPDVIVTRGADGDWMVAYNDDIHPELGWNREYERRIAASGDQHAEQFIKEKYRQFTWLAKSLEQRKQTLLQLMAVIVERQRPCLEFGLSALKPMTMREVAEELGVHESTVSRAVRHKYVQTPFGTIELRRFFSSAATVHATDEAASSTQVKAIIQELIAAEDPRAPLSDQQLADLLRDRHGIAISRRTVAKYREQLRIPSSAKRKQYTGA from the coding sequence ATGAGGGCGGAGTTATGGCAAGAGCAGCGGCTGCAGTTGTCGATGACAAAGGAGCTTGTGCAGGCGATTGAACTGCTGCAGTATTCCGTGGTCGATTTGGAAGCGTTTTTATATGAACGGTCGTTGGAAAACCCGTTTTTGGAAATTCGCCGCAGCCGGGTGCGGCAGCGGTCCAACCGGGCGGAACGGGACCAAAAGCAGTGGCTTGAGAACATCGGCGCCCGCAGGGAGACGCTCGTTGGCCATTTGCTTTCTCAGCTGCCTTCGTTGAAGCTGGTCGATCGGGAAGAGCGCATCGTCCGCTATCTCATTGCCTCGCTCGATGAGGACGGCTATTTGCGCGCGCCGCTTGCAGAACTGGCCGCGCGATTTTCCGCGTCGGAACAAGAGATGGAGCGGGGGCTGCGCCTTGTCCAGTCGCTCGACCCGGCGGGAGTCGGCGCCCGCGATTTGGCGGAATGCCTTTTGCTGCAGCTTGAACGTCTTCCGGAGCGCGACGAGCTGGCGGAAACGATCGTCCGCGACCATTTTGTTCCCTTTGCGGAAAAGTCATGGAAGACGCTGGCCAAGCAGCTCGGCGTCGGCCTTGGCGAACTGCAGCGCGTCTTCGAGTTCATCCGCTCGCTCGAACCGCGTCCGGGCATTCACTATTCGAGCGACACACCGCCTTTCGTTGTGCCGGATGTCATCGTCACCCGGGGAGCGGATGGGGACTGGATGGTCGCCTACAACGATGACATCCATCCGGAGCTCGGATGGAACCGGGAGTACGAGCGGCGCATTGCTGCATCCGGCGACCAGCATGCCGAACAGTTTATCAAGGAAAAATACCGGCAGTTTACGTGGCTCGCAAAAAGCCTCGAGCAGCGAAAGCAGACGCTGCTTCAGCTTATGGCGGTCATCGTGGAGCGTCAGCGTCCGTGTTTGGAGTTCGGGCTTTCCGCGCTCAAACCGATGACGATGCGCGAGGTGGCCGAGGAGCTTGGGGTGCATGAATCGACGGTGAGCCGCGCGGTGCGTCATAAATATGTGCAAACGCCGTTTGGCACGATCGAGCTGCGCCGCTTTTTTTCGAGCGCGGCTACAGTCCATGCAACAGACGAGGCGGCTTCCTCGACCCAGGTGAAAGCGATTATCCAAGAGCTGATCGCGGCGGAAGACCCGCGGGCGCCGCTTTCCGACCAGCAGCTCGCCGATTTGCTTCGCGACCGGCACGGCATCGCCATTTCACGCCGGACGGTCGCCAAATACCGCGAGCAGCTGCGCATCCCCTCTTCGGCAAAGCGAAAGCAATATACCGGAGCTTGA